The nucleotide sequence GCAGCGCGAGCAACTGCAGCGCGGGAGTCAAGTCGCGATCCTTGGGTTCGGGCGGGGGAGGTGGCTCGGACGCCGTTGGAAGGGCGGGTGCAGGCGAACGAAGTTCGGCGGCGCGCGCTGCAAAAGCTGCGTCGAAGAGCACACGGAGGAAGAGCGAAAAGCTCAACGCCAGGCGTTGCAGAAAGGACGGTGGCTCATTCACGCGCGCAGCATACGTGGCTACCCCGACAAAGCCAGTGCGGGCTACATCTAGTCCCCTGCAGGGGACCGCAACGCGCTATCCTGGCCGACCCATGGCTGTCGTGCTTTCGCGTCTGCTGTCGCTCTTGGAGAAGATCGCGCCTCTGGACTACGCCGAGGAATGGGACAACGTCGGGCTGCTGATCGATCCCGCGGGAACCCAAGCGATCAGCATCTCGCGTCTGATGCTCACGATCGACTTGACGCCAGCGGTGATGGACGAAGCCGCAGAGCGGCGCGCGGACATGGTCGTGGCGTATCACCCGCCTATCTTCAAACCCCTGAAGCGGTTGCGGCAGAACGTGCCCGCTGAGCGGGTCGTGATGCAGGCGGTGCGAGCGGGCTTGCCTGTGTATTCGCCGCATACCGCGCTCGATGCCGCCCCCAAGGGCGTCAATGACTGGCTCGCGGAAGGGGTGGGACCAGGGTTGGTTCAACCCCTGGAGCAGTCTTTCGAGAAGGGAGCTGCAGCGCAGTGTCGCGTCAGCGTGCTGACCAACTCCGAGGAGGTCGAACGATTGCGTCACGCCGTGGTCGAGCAGGCCGGGGTCAAGCGCATCGCCAGCAGCGGCGAGCGCCGCTTGGATGCCCAAGGGCAGCCCAGGGACGACGTGTGGCTCGAGTTCGTCTGCGAGCGACGCGCGCTCGAACGGGTCGCGACGGCGCTGGGTGCCGATCGGTCACGCAAGGACTTGGTATGGGACGTGACCCCGTTGGGCGACAAGCCGCTGCTTGGCACCGGGGCGGGGCGCGGTGTGCGGCTGCAGGACGCGCTGACACTGCCGGATCTCGTCGAACAGCTGAAGCAACACCTCGGGCTGCCGAAGTTGTGGGTGGCTGCAAGCGATCGCCACAAGCGTGGCGGTGAGATCGAGCGCGTTGCGCTGTGCGCCGGGGCCGGTGGCTCGCTGTTCGAGCGCCACCCCGACTACGACCTCTACGTCACGGGGGAGATGCGACACCACGACGTCAAGGACGCCGTGGCGTCCGGACGCAGCGTGATTCTGTGCGGCCACACCAACACCGAGCGCGGATACTTGCCGTTGCTGCGCCGACGCATCGAGACCGCCTGTGAAGGCGAAGTCAAAGTGTTGGTGTCGAAGCGCGATGCGGATCCGCTCGTCGTGACCTGAGCCGCGGAGGTTGACCGGCGGGGTCCGCTCGTCGTGACGTGATGAAGTCACCCGGCAGGGTCCGCTGGTCGCGACCCGCTGAAGTCGCCTGGTGGGACTTGCCGGTTGCGACCAGATGAATTTGCTGGTCGCGACCAGACGAAGTCGCCCAACGTGATGCCGTCACTCCTTGGCGCGGCCGAAGATCTTCGCCCCTTCGGGCACCGAAGCGGTGATCCACTGATTGCCGCCGACGATCGCGCCGCGTCCAATCACCGTGTCACCCCCCAGAATCGTCGCCCCGGAGTAGATGGTTACGTCGTCCTCCAGGGTCGGGTGGCGCCTGCGGCTTCGGTCGAACTCGCCGCGCTCGCTGCGCTTGGTCGACAGCGCGCCGAGCGTCACACCCTGATAGACCTTCACGTTGTTGCCGATGACGCTCGTCTCGCCGATGACCACACCCGTGCCATGGTCCACGAAGAAGCGCTCTCCAATCTTGGCACCCGCGTGGATGTCGATGCCGGTCTTGCCGTGGGCGTACTCGGAGATGATTCGCGGAATCATCGGCACGCGCTCCTCGTAGAGCACGTGAGCCACGCGATAGGCGGTGATGGCTTCGATGGCCGGATACGAGAACACCACTTCCTCGATGCTCTTGGCCGCCGGGTCCCCGTCGAAGGCAGCCAGCACGTCGGTGTTGAGCACACGGCGCAACTCCGGAATCGCCTTGAACAGGCGCAGGACGACTTCCTCGTTCCAACCCTCGGCGCGGTTGATGTCGACCCTGCCGGCGCGCTCTTCGTAGGTCACCGCCCGTGCAATCTGCTCCACCAGGATTTCGTAGGCGGGGTACAGGTGCTCGCTCAGGCTATGGCGAAGGTTGGCCCGGCTCAGGGAGCGCATCGCGTAGAAGCCCATGTACAGCGCGGGCTTCAGATGATTGAACGCCTCGATCACAGCTCGCTTGTTCGGCAGAGCCGCGCTCTCGAGGTTGTTGATCTCTTCGGGGCCGTCGTAGCTGGTGACGACCGCGTCGATGCTCCGCTCGAGCTCGTCGATCCGAATCAGGGGTCGAGACATGTGGGGCCGTACGCGAAAGAAATCGCTGCTGAGAGCAGCTAGCGGTGCTTCGGACGCCCGTTGTCCCTGCAGCTTGTTGGTCACTGTAGCGCTCTCTACCGTCCGGCGTGAGGGTCGGTTTCGGCTCCTTGGACGGGCCTACTTGGTCATCCTGCTGCGCTCCGTCAACGGCCGGCGGTGACGGTGAGGGGCAACTATCCGAAATCACGAGACTTAGTTCGGTGAAATTGCCGCCTTCGGTTGGCGTGCGCATCTTGTGCCCATGAGCGACGAAAAACCGGACACCGGCGCCGAGTCGGCGGGCCCTTCCGAGCGGCCTCGACCCGACGCACGAGGAGCGTCCCAGGACCTCGCGGACGGGTTGGAGTTGATGCTCCGCGCGGCGCGCAAGGTGGTCAAGAAGGTCGACCCGACGAAGATCGAATCCGCCGGGCGACGTGCGATGGAGAGCTTGGAGTCCTTGGATACCAAGCGCGTCAGTGAGATCGGCAAGAAGGCGGCGAAGAACCTGGATCCGAAGAAGATCGAAGAGGTTGCCGGTGATGCCGGGCGAGAGCTGCTCAACGTGATCGAGCGGGTCGCGGATCGCATGGAGAAGATCGTCGACCGGGCGATGCACGACGAAGCGGATGACAGAGCGAGCGCTGACGACACTTCCGCCGCCAACGCGAGGGCGGGGAGCACGCCACCCGCGGCGTCGGAGCCACCTGCCGCGGCGTCGGAGCCACCTGCCGCGGCGTCGGAGCCACCCGAGGCGCCGGGCGCGTCGTCCAGCGAACCGCCACGAGTTCGCGTGTCCGACGACTGATTCTCACTGCTACGGAGACTCGGGACGCGTGCCTCGACGCACGAAGGCAAGGCCAACTGCGATGACGCTCAGCAAACCGGGTAGTGCGCCGAAGGTCAGTCCCAGGGTCGTGCAACTCTTGGCCTCCGCGTAGCCCACGGCGCGAATCCGTTCCTTCATGGCGGGATCGATGGCGCCGCTCGTCAGGACCTCATCCACTTTGCTTCGACCCAGGGTCGTGCCAATCACGCCGGTCGCCGGAATGGTGAGGGCGATGCCAAGTGCGAGCACGCCGACGCCAAGTCCCCATTTGGGCCGAAACAACGCAAGCCCCAAGCCGGTCAGCCCTGCGGCTACCCCGACGACTGCCACCAACACGACGACCCAGGCGGCCCAGCCGCACTCCAAAAACGTGGTCATCCCGAAGCGGCTTTGGCCGGCGCGGGCTCGTCACCGACCAAGCCGGTGAGACCGCCCTGGATGTCGGGGTGGGTCAAGGGGTCACGCGCGGCATCGCGTACCAAGCGCTTCCCGTCCTCACCCCCGACTCGCACCAGTGCGCGCGCTACGGACAGCACCGCACTGACCAATTCCTTCTGATCCGCCGTGGCGCGGTACAACGCGAAGAAGGTCTTGAGCTCTTCCAACTCCGAGCCCGTGGATAGCTTTTCCAGAGCGCGAGCGGCGCGCTGAATGTCGTCAGGGGTGTTCGCGGGGTCGTTCAAGTGCTTGGCGAGCAGCGGTGCCGCGCGAGACTCGTTCATCGCCGCCAGAGCGTCGGCCATGGGTCCGACGGGGGGTGGTCGCAGCACGTCAGTCAAGAAGTCGTAGTGCTTCGACAGGGACTCGAGCATGTACTCCGCGCCGGTGCGGCGCGATGACAGCAGCTGGCGCGCGTCCTCGAGCAACATGGGCGACGTGCGTGAGTTCTCCGCGAGATCGATCAATACCTTGGTCACGAAGGCGTCTTGCATGGCGCCCAGTTCCCGCAGCAAGAAGCGCTGCGCGATGGCCATCTCGGATTCCTTCACCTCGATGGCCTTCGCGATCTGCTGGGGCAGGGGTGCGGGGGGCTTGCCGCGCGTCACCTGGAAATTGCCGGCGTGGACCACACACGCGCGCACGTTCTTCTCGAAGCTGAGGGAGCCGGCGTCGCCGCCGGTCTCGTCCTTGAGCACCACGCTTCCGTCCTCGGTGCAGAAGGCGAAGCCGCCCTCCGCTCCCGCGCCGCCGATCACGTCGGACGCCGTCGTGCCGACCCATTGCAGCTTGCCGTCCTGGGCCGAAAGACCCATCACGATGCGGAAGTAGGTAGCGGCAAAGCGCCCCCCGCTGACGTTGGGACCGTCCGGGCGTGCGAAGAGGCGAATGCGCTCGCGAGCCGTGGCAGTCGCGGGATCCACCTGAGCACCATCCGTGAACCACAGGGGCTTGCCGGGAAGCTCACGGGTGGGCAGTGCGACGCGTGTCCCTTTGCCTTCCACGGCCTCGCCGACGTGCTCGTCGAAGCGCACGAGGGAAAGCTCCCCGAAATAGAGTGAGCCGCCCAGGTTGACCGCGTGGCTGACCTGCTCGCGCAAAAGCAAGCGGCCCACTTCATTGCCGCCGTCGAGGTCGATCGCAGAGACGTACTGGTTGCCCCAGGGTACGAAAGCGATTCCGCCTTGTACTGCCGGTGTGCCGATTTCCGGCTCGGGTGTCAGACGGCGCACCACCGAGCCATCCCGCCCGACGGCGAGCAACATGCTGCTACCCCCCGTGGGGCTGCCCAAGCTGATGACGGTGATCGAGCCGTCGTCGCCGGCGCCCCGCAGCCCGCGTCCTTCGCTGTCCACCTGCCACAGGGCTTTGCCCGTCTTTGCGTCGAGCCCGACCACGGAGCCGCCGGTGCTCGCGACTACGATGCTGCCCGCGACAGCGGGCATGGCGCTGATCTTCCCCGCGTACTTCCACTTGCCGGAACCATCCAGCAGCACTCCGGCCAAGCCGTCATCGGTGACCGCGACGGCGACGGCCGTGCCGGCGTCCACCCGCGCGGCTCCGACTCGCGCCTGCACGGCGGTGATCGACTTGCCGCCGTCGTTCTGCCATTCCGGCGAAAATGCGCGCCCATTCGCGGAATTGCCCGCGCAACCGATCAACCCTGCGGCAGCGAAACACCAAGCGAACGTGCGCATCAG is from Polyangiaceae bacterium and encodes:
- a CDS encoding Nif3-like dinuclear metal center hexameric protein, whose protein sequence is MAVVLSRLLSLLEKIAPLDYAEEWDNVGLLIDPAGTQAISISRLMLTIDLTPAVMDEAAERRADMVVAYHPPIFKPLKRLRQNVPAERVVMQAVRAGLPVYSPHTALDAAPKGVNDWLAEGVGPGLVQPLEQSFEKGAAAQCRVSVLTNSEEVERLRHAVVEQAGVKRIASSGERRLDAQGQPRDDVWLEFVCERRALERVATALGADRSRKDLVWDVTPLGDKPLLGTGAGRGVRLQDALTLPDLVEQLKQHLGLPKLWVAASDRHKRGGEIERVALCAGAGGSLFERHPDYDLYVTGEMRHHDVKDAVASGRSVILCGHTNTERGYLPLLRRRIETACEGEVKVLVSKRDADPLVVT
- a CDS encoding serine acetyltransferase translates to MSRPLIRIDELERSIDAVVTSYDGPEEINNLESAALPNKRAVIEAFNHLKPALYMGFYAMRSLSRANLRHSLSEHLYPAYEILVEQIARAVTYEERAGRVDINRAEGWNEEVVLRLFKAIPELRRVLNTDVLAAFDGDPAAKSIEEVVFSYPAIEAITAYRVAHVLYEERVPMIPRIISEYAHGKTGIDIHAGAKIGERFFVDHGTGVVIGETSVIGNNVKVYQGVTLGALSTKRSERGEFDRSRRRHPTLEDDVTIYSGATILGGDTVIGRGAIVGGNQWITASVPEGAKIFGRAKE
- a CDS encoding PQQ-binding-like beta-propeller repeat protein, translating into MRTFAWCFAAAGLIGCAGNSANGRAFSPEWQNDGGKSITAVQARVGAARVDAGTAVAVAVTDDGLAGVLLDGSGKWKYAGKISAMPAVAGSIVVASTGGSVVGLDAKTGKALWQVDSEGRGLRGAGDDGSITVISLGSPTGGSSMLLAVGRDGSVVRRLTPEPEIGTPAVQGGIAFVPWGNQYVSAIDLDGGNEVGRLLLREQVSHAVNLGGSLYFGELSLVRFDEHVGEAVEGKGTRVALPTRELPGKPLWFTDGAQVDPATATARERIRLFARPDGPNVSGGRFAATYFRIVMGLSAQDGKLQWVGTTASDVIGGAGAEGGFAFCTEDGSVVLKDETGGDAGSLSFEKNVRACVVHAGNFQVTRGKPPAPLPQQIAKAIEVKESEMAIAQRFLLRELGAMQDAFVTKVLIDLAENSRTSPMLLEDARQLLSSRRTGAEYMLESLSKHYDFLTDVLRPPPVGPMADALAAMNESRAAPLLAKHLNDPANTPDDIQRAARALEKLSTGSELEELKTFFALYRATADQKELVSAVLSVARALVRVGGEDGKRLVRDAARDPLTHPDIQGGLTGLVGDEPAPAKAASG